From the genome of Geothrix sp. 21YS21S-4, one region includes:
- a CDS encoding prolyl oligopeptidase family serine peptidase, translating to MLRSAAPFLCAAVLAAQPTPYQKAPAAIRAVLDAPGTPSFLASPKGDAFLLVELARHPSIRDLAQPMARLAGLRFNPRTRGPHAPPRLRSLALQPMEGGPARSIALPPDVAFGAPRWAPDGTRFILTGATADATELWIGETATGKLRRIDGLRLNAVLGDAIDWLPDGTLLCKAVPAAQGAPPRPPEVPVGPRIQENEGKAAPAPTYQDLLQNAYDEDLFEFLGQSQLVRVDPAAGTVKPFGRSGLYGDVRPSPDGKLTLVARLRRPFSYLVPASQFPVREEVWNAAGEPIHTVADLPLAEGIPLEGVRTGPRHIHWRPTEPATLAWAEALDGGDPKRKAEFRDHVLMQAAPFAAAPAELIRLKSRFTSLEWGERGDLAVVREYERDRRWTRTWLADPAAPASARLAFDLSAHDRYRDPGTFVPRLLPNGHSALRQDGKALFLTGTGATPDGDRPFLDRFDPANLTTRRLFRSGETVYESAVALLPAGRFVTRRESPVEPPNYILHGAAEKALTAFKDPLPDLRKIRKRLVKYKRPDGVDLSFTLYLPPDYKEGERRPAVVWAYPLEFTDAGTAGQVSGSANRFTTLGGITHLFFLLSGYVVLDSATMPVVGDPKTVNDTYLDQVIASAKAAIDKADELGVIDPKRVGVGGHSYGAFMTANLLAHSTLFQAGIARSGAYNRTLTPFGFQSERRTLWEAPEMYLKVSPFMAADHFHAPILLIHGEADNNSGTFPLQSERLYAALKGNGQKVRYVTLPLESHGYAARESVEHTLWEMLRWFDVHLGAEAPKHQ from the coding sequence ATGCTGCGCTCCGCCGCGCCCTTCCTCTGCGCTGCTGTCCTGGCCGCCCAGCCCACGCCCTACCAGAAGGCGCCGGCCGCGATCCGGGCCGTCCTGGACGCGCCGGGCACGCCGTCCTTCCTCGCCAGCCCCAAGGGCGACGCCTTCCTGCTGGTGGAACTGGCCCGCCATCCGTCCATCCGCGACCTGGCCCAGCCCATGGCGCGCCTCGCCGGCCTCCGGTTCAATCCCCGCACGCGCGGGCCCCACGCCCCGCCCCGCCTGCGGAGCCTGGCCCTCCAGCCGATGGAAGGCGGCCCCGCGCGGAGCATTGCCCTTCCGCCCGACGTGGCCTTCGGAGCGCCGCGGTGGGCGCCGGACGGGACCCGCTTCATCCTGACCGGCGCCACCGCCGACGCCACGGAACTGTGGATCGGGGAGACCGCGACCGGCAAGCTCCGGCGGATCGATGGGCTGCGCCTGAACGCCGTGCTGGGCGACGCCATCGACTGGCTGCCGGACGGGACGCTGCTGTGCAAGGCCGTCCCCGCCGCACAGGGCGCGCCGCCCCGGCCCCCCGAAGTTCCGGTGGGGCCGCGCATCCAGGAGAACGAGGGGAAGGCCGCGCCCGCCCCCACCTACCAGGACCTGCTCCAGAACGCCTACGACGAGGATCTGTTCGAGTTCCTGGGCCAGTCCCAGCTCGTCCGCGTGGATCCCGCCGCCGGCACGGTGAAACCCTTCGGCCGTTCCGGCCTGTACGGCGACGTGCGGCCGTCTCCCGACGGGAAGCTCACCCTTGTCGCGCGGCTGCGGCGGCCCTTCTCCTACCTGGTGCCCGCGTCGCAGTTCCCCGTGCGGGAGGAGGTCTGGAACGCGGCGGGCGAGCCGATCCACACCGTCGCCGACCTGCCGCTGGCGGAGGGCATTCCCCTGGAAGGCGTTCGCACCGGTCCGCGTCACATCCATTGGCGGCCCACGGAGCCGGCGACGCTGGCATGGGCGGAGGCCCTGGACGGAGGCGATCCCAAGCGGAAGGCTGAATTCCGCGATCACGTCCTGATGCAGGCCGCGCCCTTCGCCGCCGCGCCCGCGGAACTGATCCGCCTCAAGTCCCGGTTCACAAGCCTCGAATGGGGCGAGCGCGGGGACCTCGCGGTGGTGCGCGAGTACGAGCGGGACCGCCGGTGGACGCGCACTTGGCTCGCGGATCCGGCCGCGCCCGCAAGCGCCCGGCTGGCCTTCGACCTCAGCGCCCACGACCGCTACCGCGATCCGGGAACCTTCGTCCCCCGCCTCCTGCCCAACGGCCACTCGGCGTTGCGCCAGGACGGAAAGGCCCTCTTCCTCACCGGCACCGGCGCGACGCCCGACGGCGATCGGCCCTTCCTGGACCGCTTCGACCCCGCGAACCTGACGACCCGGCGGCTGTTCCGCAGCGGCGAAACCGTCTACGAATCAGCTGTCGCCCTCCTTCCCGCCGGCCGGTTCGTCACCCGCCGCGAAAGCCCGGTGGAGCCGCCGAATTACATCCTGCACGGGGCCGCAGAGAAGGCGCTGACGGCGTTCAAGGACCCGCTGCCCGACCTGCGGAAGATCCGGAAGCGGCTGGTGAAGTACAAGCGCCCCGACGGCGTCGACCTCAGCTTCACGCTCTACCTGCCGCCGGACTACAAGGAGGGCGAGCGCCGCCCGGCGGTGGTGTGGGCCTATCCGCTGGAGTTCACCGACGCGGGCACGGCGGGCCAGGTGAGCGGCTCGGCGAACCGCTTCACCACGCTCGGCGGAATCACCCACCTGTTCTTCCTGCTGTCGGGCTACGTGGTGCTGGACAGCGCCACCATGCCGGTGGTGGGCGATCCCAAGACCGTGAACGACACCTACCTCGACCAGGTGATCGCCAGCGCCAAGGCCGCCATCGACAAGGCGGACGAGCTGGGCGTCATCGATCCCAAGCGCGTGGGCGTCGGCGGCCACAGCTACGGCGCGTTCATGACGGCCAACCTGCTGGCCCATTCCACCCTGTTCCAGGCGGGGATCGCCCGCAGCGGCGCCTACAACCGCACCCTCACCCCCTTCGGGTTCCAGAGCGAGCGGCGGACGCTGTGGGAGGCGCCCGAGATGTACCTGAAAGTCTCGCCCTTCATGGCGGCCGACCACTTCCACGCGCCCATCCTGCTGATCCACGGCGAGGCCGACAACAATTCCGGCACCTTCCCCCTGCAGAGCGAGCGCCTCTACGCCGCCCTCAAGGGCAACGGGCAGAAGGTCCGCTACGTCACCCTGCCCTTGGAATCCCACGGCTACGCGGCCCGCGAATCCGTGGAGCACACGCTGTGGGAGATGCTCCGCTGGTTCGACGTCCACCTGGGGGCCGAGGCGCCCAAGCATCAGTAA
- the tatA gene encoding twin-arginine translocase TatA/TatE family subunit gives MGNLGMMEILLIGIALLIFFGPSRLPELGKSLGKGIQEFKKATKELTSAVKD, from the coding sequence ATGGGCAATCTAGGAATGATGGAAATCCTGCTGATCGGCATCGCGCTGCTGATCTTCTTCGGACCCTCCCGCCTGCCGGAACTGGGCAAGAGCCTGGGCAAGGGCATCCAGGAATTCAAGAAGGCCACCAAAGAGCTGACCAGCGCCGTCAAGGACTGA
- a CDS encoding cytochrome c3 family protein produces the protein MPTSLFHRFRTATRLLLFAAMIPLGLAAAQPATFTADLHKAKGVSCADCHGNGKKKTFVPAERCLGCHGPEADLAKKTAEVKPENPHASPHWGSRMECNVCHRQHEKTVNWCNHCHAFNFQVP, from the coding sequence ATGCCGACCTCCCTTTTCCACCGCTTCCGGACCGCCACCCGCCTGCTGCTGTTCGCGGCGATGATCCCCCTCGGCCTCGCCGCGGCCCAGCCGGCCACCTTCACCGCCGACCTCCACAAGGCGAAGGGCGTGAGCTGCGCGGACTGCCACGGCAATGGGAAGAAGAAGACGTTCGTTCCCGCGGAGCGCTGCCTGGGCTGCCACGGCCCCGAGGCCGACCTGGCCAAGAAGACCGCCGAGGTGAAGCCCGAGAATCCCCACGCCTCGCCCCACTGGGGCTCCCGCATGGAATGCAACGTCTGCCACCGCCAGCACGAGAAGACCGTGAACTGGTGCAATCACTGCCACGCCTTCAATTTTCAGGTGCCCTGA
- the tnpA gene encoding IS200/IS605 family transposase produces the protein MDSEESLSHSRWECKYHVVFVPKCRRKTIYEKLRPHLGEVLKKLAEQKESRIIEGHLMGDHVHMLISIPPKYSVSQVIGFIKGKSAIHLARVYGERKRNFVGQHFWARGYFVSTVGRDEATVREYIRRQEREDQRLEQMLPW, from the coding sequence ATGGACTCAGAAGAAAGTCTAAGCCACTCCAGATGGGAGTGTAAGTACCACGTGGTCTTTGTGCCGAAGTGTCGGAGGAAGACGATCTACGAGAAGTTGAGGCCGCACCTTGGAGAAGTCCTGAAGAAGCTGGCAGAGCAGAAGGAAAGCCGAATCATTGAGGGGCACCTGATGGGTGACCATGTCCATATGCTGATTTCAATTCCACCGAAGTATTCGGTATCGCAGGTGATCGGATTCATCAAGGGGAAGAGCGCCATTCACCTGGCTCGAGTCTACGGAGAGAGGAAGCGGAACTTTGTTGGGCAGCATTTCTGGGCCCGAGGATATTTCGTATCGACCGTGGGGCGCGACGAAGCAACAGTGCGGGAATACATCCGTCGACAAGAAAGGGAGGACCAGCGCTTGGAGCAGATGTTGCCTTGGTAG
- a CDS encoding bacteriohemerythrin, whose translation MAYMDWRTTLEVGHPKIDAEHKSLVETLNRLHAAMKQGKGKDEIERTLLFMKDYTVEHFKNEERLMMTYRYPGATVHCAAHADLVKEVGTFIANFQSGKVLLTSSVLNFLEDWLMKHIQGEDMALGAFLKSKGVVA comes from the coding sequence ATGGCTTACATGGATTGGCGCACGACCCTGGAAGTGGGGCACCCGAAGATCGACGCGGAGCACAAGTCCCTGGTGGAGACCTTGAACCGCCTGCACGCCGCGATGAAGCAGGGCAAGGGCAAGGACGAGATCGAGCGGACGCTGCTCTTCATGAAGGACTACACGGTCGAGCACTTCAAGAACGAAGAGCGACTGATGATGACCTACCGCTATCCCGGCGCCACGGTCCACTGCGCGGCCCACGCCGACCTGGTGAAGGAAGTGGGCACCTTCATCGCCAATTTCCAGAGCGGCAAGGTGCTGCTCACCTCCTCCGTCCTGAACTTCCTGGAGGACTGGCTGATGAAGCACATCCAGGGCGAGGACATGGCCCTCGGCGCCTTCCTCAAGAGCAAGGGCGTCGTCGCCTGA
- a CDS encoding hemolysin III family protein, with protein MSRSAAILGSRSQTPREELANCLTHGLGTALSIAGLVLMVTFAAVDGTARDVVGAAIFGSTLILLYLMSTLYHAFRGPRVKLVFKVFDHSAIFLLIAGTYTPFCLSALGRVSPAWGWTVFGIVWGLAVLGITFKGVFYGRIADAALRPPPVDHLHAPEGRPVDPAFIKRMGWISTVIYLLMGWIIIIAAAPLSRSISTAGLVWLFAGGFFYSAGAAVYSLEKLPYHHALWHLFVVAGSACHVFAVLLHVIPKGG; from the coding sequence ATGTCCCGCAGCGCCGCCATTCTCGGCTCCAGGTCGCAGACGCCCCGCGAGGAGCTGGCCAATTGCCTGACCCACGGGCTGGGCACGGCGCTCTCCATCGCCGGCCTCGTCCTGATGGTGACCTTCGCCGCCGTGGACGGCACGGCGCGGGACGTGGTGGGCGCCGCGATCTTCGGGTCCACGCTGATCCTGCTCTACCTGATGTCCACGCTGTACCACGCTTTCCGCGGGCCGCGCGTGAAGCTGGTCTTCAAGGTCTTCGACCACTCGGCGATCTTCCTGCTCATCGCGGGGACCTACACGCCCTTTTGCCTCTCGGCCCTCGGTCGCGTCAGCCCCGCCTGGGGCTGGACGGTCTTCGGGATCGTGTGGGGCCTGGCCGTTCTGGGAATCACCTTCAAGGGCGTGTTCTACGGCCGGATCGCGGATGCCGCCCTGCGCCCGCCGCCGGTGGACCACCTCCACGCGCCCGAAGGGCGGCCGGTGGATCCCGCCTTCATCAAGCGGATGGGCTGGATCTCCACGGTGATCTACCTGCTCATGGGGTGGATCATCATCATCGCCGCGGCGCCCCTGAGCCGTTCCATCTCCACCGCCGGCCTCGTCTGGCTGTTCGCTGGCGGGTTCTTCTACAGCGCGGGCGCCGCCGTCTACAGCCTGGAGAAACTGCCCTACCACCACGCCCTGTGGCACCTGTTCGTGGTCGCGGGCAGCGCGTGCCACGTGTTCGCCGTCCTGCTCCACGTCATCCCCAAGGGCGGCTGA
- the tatC gene encoding twin-arginine translocase subunit TatC, giving the protein MSPLSPDKMSFWEHLQELRVRIVRSLIIVAVCFAATYAFRFKLWIWAQKPFIDAMARQTGKAAADLQPFAFTDLTEPFFSMMRLSLWAAAFLAAPLLFHQLWGFIRPGLMPKERRLVVPFVVVTSGCFLTGSAFAYTQAFKFLGDILFQEAATAGLRANLHVSDYLDLFISTTLITGVMFELPVLFFFLAKFRIVTARLMLKYWRHATMAILIFSAFFTPGDVVVTTLFFSVVLLGLYFVSVLVAWMAEPPPK; this is encoded by the coding sequence GTGTCTCCCCTTTCCCCCGACAAGATGAGCTTCTGGGAGCACCTCCAGGAGCTGCGGGTCCGCATCGTCCGCTCGCTCATCATCGTCGCGGTGTGCTTCGCCGCGACCTACGCCTTCCGCTTCAAGCTCTGGATCTGGGCTCAGAAGCCCTTCATCGACGCCATGGCCCGCCAGACCGGCAAGGCCGCCGCCGACCTTCAGCCCTTCGCCTTCACCGACCTCACCGAACCCTTCTTCAGCATGATGCGGCTCTCCCTCTGGGCCGCCGCCTTCCTCGCCGCGCCCCTCCTCTTCCACCAGCTCTGGGGCTTCATCCGCCCCGGCCTGATGCCCAAGGAGCGCCGCCTCGTCGTCCCCTTCGTCGTCGTCACCTCCGGCTGCTTCCTGACTGGATCGGCCTTCGCCTACACCCAGGCGTTCAAATTCCTCGGCGACATCCTGTTCCAGGAAGCCGCCACCGCGGGCCTGCGGGCCAACCTCCACGTCTCCGACTACCTGGACCTGTTCATCTCCACCACGCTGATCACCGGCGTGATGTTCGAGCTGCCCGTCCTGTTCTTCTTCCTGGCGAAGTTCCGGATCGTGACCGCCCGCCTGATGCTGAAGTACTGGCGCCACGCCACCATGGCCATCCTGATCTTCAGCGCCTTCTTCACCCCCGGCGACGTCGTCGTGACCACGCTGTTCTTCAGCGTCGTCCTCCTCGGCCTCTACTTCGTCTCCGTCCTCGTCGCCTGGATGGCCGAACCCCCTCCCAAATAG
- the tsaA gene encoding tRNA (N6-threonylcarbamoyladenosine(37)-N6)-methyltransferase TrmO, which translates to MAAPAFTFHPIGVVRSPYARRIDAPHQPTVVEGTETGRAAEATLELDASLPETVLRDLEGFERIWLVFAFHLSEGWAPLVQPPRGPRRKRGVLATRSPHRPNPIGLSCVELVAVEGRTLRLRGVDLLDGTPVLDVKPYVPYADAFPGARAGWIDAVDAATGAHSAPGPRKPRQSPA; encoded by the coding sequence ATGGCCGCTCCCGCCTTCACCTTCCATCCCATCGGCGTCGTGCGCAGTCCCTACGCCCGGCGGATCGACGCCCCGCACCAACCCACGGTGGTGGAAGGCACGGAGACGGGCCGGGCCGCGGAGGCCACGCTGGAACTGGACGCGTCGCTTCCGGAGACCGTGCTGCGCGATCTGGAGGGGTTCGAGCGGATCTGGCTCGTCTTCGCCTTCCACCTCAGCGAGGGCTGGGCGCCCCTCGTCCAGCCGCCGCGGGGACCCCGCAGGAAGCGCGGGGTCCTGGCCACGCGCTCGCCCCACCGGCCCAATCCCATCGGGCTCTCCTGCGTGGAGCTGGTGGCGGTGGAGGGGCGCACGCTGCGCCTGCGGGGGGTGGATCTGCTGGACGGCACGCCGGTCCTGGACGTGAAGCCCTACGTGCCCTACGCCGACGCCTTCCCCGGGGCCCGCGCGGGCTGGATCGACGCGGTGGACGCGGCCACGGGCGCCCACTCCGCGCCCGGTCCCCGAAAACCCCGCCAGTCCCCGGCTTGA
- the rsmH gene encoding 16S rRNA (cytosine(1402)-N(4))-methyltransferase RsmH: MDDATQPPKRRPRYKGTHPRRFEEKYKELAPDRYAEEQAKVQARGHTPAGTHRSIMVEEILEVLDPQPGERALDATLGYGGHTRELLPRLLPGGRVVGLDVDPLELPRTEARLRALGFGEDVLAVRRTNFAGLAKVAAEAGPFDLVLADLGVSSMQIDNPARGFTWKADGPLDLRLNPHKGRSAADFLDSLDEAALAELLVTNADESHAEAIARELAGRGLRTTRAVADRVRAAVGSADEDETKKALQRTFQALRIAVNDEFGALDQFLAHLPAALNPGGRAAILTFHSGEDRRVKKAFQEDLREGTYAAVAPDPLRASPEERRSNPRSTSAKLRWARRA, translated from the coding sequence ATGGACGATGCGACCCAGCCCCCCAAGCGCCGCCCCCGCTACAAGGGGACCCACCCGCGGCGCTTCGAGGAGAAGTACAAGGAACTCGCCCCCGACCGCTACGCGGAGGAGCAGGCGAAGGTGCAGGCGCGGGGCCACACGCCCGCGGGAACCCACCGATCGATCATGGTGGAGGAGATCCTGGAGGTCCTCGATCCCCAGCCGGGCGAACGGGCCCTGGACGCCACCCTGGGCTACGGCGGCCACACCCGCGAGCTGCTGCCCCGCCTCCTGCCGGGAGGCCGCGTGGTGGGCCTGGACGTGGATCCGCTGGAGCTGCCCCGGACGGAAGCGCGGCTGCGGGCCCTGGGCTTCGGAGAGGACGTCCTGGCCGTGCGCCGCACCAACTTCGCGGGCCTCGCCAAGGTCGCGGCTGAAGCCGGCCCCTTCGACCTCGTCCTCGCCGACCTCGGCGTGTCCTCCATGCAGATCGACAATCCCGCCCGGGGCTTCACGTGGAAGGCGGATGGCCCCTTGGACCTGCGCCTCAACCCCCACAAGGGCCGGTCCGCCGCCGACTTTCTCGACAGCCTGGACGAGGCGGCCCTGGCCGAACTCCTGGTGACCAACGCCGACGAATCCCACGCCGAGGCCATCGCCCGGGAGCTGGCGGGCCGCGGGCTCCGCACCACCCGCGCCGTGGCGGACCGCGTCCGGGCGGCGGTGGGATCCGCAGACGAGGACGAGACGAAGAAGGCCCTCCAGCGCACCTTCCAGGCCCTGCGGATCGCCGTGAACGACGAGTTCGGCGCCCTCGACCAGTTCCTGGCGCACCTCCCCGCCGCCCTGAATCCCGGCGGCCGCGCCGCCATCCTCACCTTCCATTCCGGCGAGGACCGCCGCGTGAAGAAAGCTTTCCAGGAAGACCTTCGCGAAGGAACCTACGCCGCCGTCGCGCCCGACCCGCTCCGCGCCTCCCCCGAGGAGCGGCGGTCCAACCCCCGCTCCACCAGCGCCAAGCTCCGCTGGGCCCGGCGGGCCTGA
- a CDS encoding M28 family peptidase produces the protein MLCAVLLCSALLGQRAPVDEGAVRAHLAFLADDLLEGRGTGQRGGELAVRYLETQLQAMGLRPANGASYRQTVRLSGVRLDPAASGLSFEGAKGAFVPAFGADLVAGAAGAETSLAVDAPLVFVGHGISAPGRDDYKGLDVRGRILVMLVGDRKNGPPAPLCCEAENYQGRWTYKFEEARRRGAAGALLIHTDASAGYGWTVVRNGWTGERFQREGAGQAGAVQGWLTEAAAAKLFALAGQDFRKLVSGADGADFRPVPLSVRAKGSLKSAVRSLEQWNVAGILPGTDPDLRKELVIYSAHWDHFGKGADGAIHPGAVDNGTGCAGVLALAQALVRNPLPRSAMFLFPCGEEQGLLGSSAYVAEPLWPLDRTVLAINLESLNVVGPTRDIGLLGSPDARIRELCARAAAAVGLAVTPTRPDPAGLCFRSDHFPFMKAGVPALSPGFSLDGGWDYVGDKPAAQRKAADFMNHYHRPTDRYDPAWNLEGLMQQLRFALELGRLVGAAR, from the coding sequence ATGCTCTGTGCTGTCCTGCTTTGCTCCGCGCTGCTGGGCCAGCGCGCGCCCGTCGACGAGGGCGCCGTGCGGGCGCACCTGGCGTTCCTGGCGGACGATCTGCTGGAGGGCCGCGGCACGGGGCAGCGGGGCGGCGAACTGGCCGTGCGCTACCTGGAGACCCAGCTCCAGGCGATGGGCCTCCGGCCCGCGAACGGCGCCAGCTACCGGCAGACAGTGCGCCTGTCGGGCGTGCGGCTGGACCCCGCGGCCAGCGGGCTCTCGTTCGAGGGCGCGAAAGGCGCGTTCGTCCCCGCCTTCGGCGCCGATCTGGTGGCGGGCGCCGCCGGCGCGGAGACGTCCCTGGCGGTGGACGCCCCGCTGGTCTTCGTGGGCCATGGGATCTCCGCTCCGGGGCGGGACGACTACAAGGGCCTGGACGTCCGCGGTCGGATCCTCGTGATGTTGGTGGGCGACCGGAAGAACGGCCCGCCCGCGCCGCTCTGCTGCGAGGCGGAGAACTATCAGGGCCGGTGGACCTACAAGTTCGAGGAGGCCCGCCGCCGCGGCGCCGCGGGCGCGCTGCTGATCCACACCGACGCCTCCGCCGGCTACGGGTGGACCGTGGTGCGGAACGGCTGGACCGGCGAGCGCTTCCAGCGGGAGGGCGCGGGCCAGGCCGGCGCCGTCCAGGGCTGGCTGACCGAGGCCGCGGCGGCGAAGCTGTTCGCCCTCGCCGGCCAGGATTTCCGGAAGCTCGTCAGCGGTGCCGACGGCGCGGATTTCCGGCCCGTCCCGCTGTCCGTCCGCGCGAAGGGAAGCCTGAAGTCCGCGGTGCGGTCCCTGGAGCAGTGGAATGTGGCCGGGATCCTTCCCGGTACCGATCCGGACCTGCGGAAGGAACTGGTGATCTATTCCGCCCATTGGGACCACTTCGGGAAGGGCGCGGATGGGGCGATCCATCCTGGGGCCGTGGACAACGGCACGGGGTGCGCCGGGGTCCTGGCCCTCGCCCAGGCGTTGGTCCGGAACCCGCTTCCGCGAAGCGCGATGTTCCTATTCCCGTGCGGAGAGGAGCAGGGCCTGTTGGGCTCGTCGGCCTACGTGGCGGAGCCCCTCTGGCCCCTGGACCGCACGGTGCTGGCCATCAACCTGGAGAGCCTCAACGTCGTGGGCCCCACCCGGGACATCGGGCTCCTGGGCTCGCCGGACGCGCGGATCCGCGAACTCTGCGCCCGTGCCGCGGCGGCCGTGGGCCTGGCGGTGACGCCCACGCGGCCGGACCCTGCGGGCCTCTGCTTCCGCTCGGACCACTTCCCCTTCATGAAGGCGGGCGTTCCGGCGCTGTCGCCGGGCTTCTCCCTGGACGGCGGCTGGGACTACGTGGGCGACAAGCCCGCGGCCCAGCGGAAGGCGGCGGACTTCATGAACCACTACCACCGCCCCACCGACCGCTACGATCCCGCGTGGAACCTGGAAGGCCTGATGCAGCAGCTCCGCTTCGCCCTGGAACTGGGGCGCCTGGTGGGGGCAGCGCGCTGA
- a CDS encoding bifunctional 2-polyprenyl-6-hydroxyphenol methylase/3-demethylubiquinol 3-O-methyltransferase UbiG yields the protein MEPDRYGRLSYRGLIAWPERLKREEPLLRRALEAAPSRRILDLGCGSGEHARFLASLGFEPTGLDASPAQVAAAREADPAGRYLHGSLTALGDLAEPPFGGAICLGNTLPHLTEEADVRRCFEGLAERLLPGGILLLQLLNYDRILDRGERAFPVMVRPGEGDGETVFLRLMTHGADGHITFTPATLRWRPGAEPPLELISAEEVKLRGWRRAEVEAFLEAAGFELRETLGSMTADPWTPASSDLVVVARRK from the coding sequence GTGGAACCGGACCGCTACGGGCGGCTTTCCTACCGCGGGCTCATCGCGTGGCCCGAGCGGCTGAAGCGCGAGGAGCCGCTCCTTCGCCGAGCGCTGGAGGCCGCGCCGTCGCGCCGCATCCTGGATCTGGGCTGCGGCAGCGGCGAGCACGCCCGCTTCCTGGCGTCCCTGGGCTTCGAGCCCACGGGCCTGGACGCGTCGCCCGCCCAGGTGGCCGCGGCCCGGGAAGCGGACCCCGCAGGCCGCTACCTCCACGGCAGCCTCACGGCCCTCGGCGACTTGGCGGAGCCGCCCTTCGGGGGCGCGATCTGCCTGGGCAACACCCTGCCGCACCTGACGGAGGAGGCGGACGTGCGCCGCTGCTTTGAAGGGCTGGCGGAGCGGCTTCTCCCCGGCGGGATCCTGCTGCTTCAGCTCCTCAACTACGACCGCATCCTGGACCGGGGCGAGCGCGCCTTTCCCGTGATGGTGCGGCCCGGCGAAGGGGACGGCGAGACGGTCTTCCTCCGCCTGATGACCCACGGAGCGGACGGCCACATCACGTTCACGCCCGCGACCCTCCGCTGGCGGCCCGGCGCGGAGCCGCCGCTGGAGCTGATCTCCGCGGAAGAGGTGAAGCTCCGCGGGTGGCGCCGCGCGGAGGTGGAGGCGTTCCTGGAAGCCGCCGGCTTCGAACTCCGCGAAACCCTGGGTTCCATGACCGCCGATCCCTGGACGCCCGCCTCGTCCGACCTGGTGGTGGTGGCGCGGCGCAAATAG